One window of the Dyella humicola genome contains the following:
- a CDS encoding ExbD/TolR family protein has translation MAFSSGSGKGPMADINVTPLVDVMLVLLIIFMITAPMLTHKVKIDLPQPNPNVVQPENPPDPIRLKIDQSGALYWNDTPVDELGLKAQIAVIASQSNQPELQINADDGVAYEHVARVLADAKSYGLTKIGFTEGQ, from the coding sequence ATGGCATTCAGTTCTGGAAGTGGCAAGGGCCCGATGGCTGACATCAACGTCACGCCGCTGGTCGACGTGATGTTGGTGCTGCTGATCATTTTCATGATCACGGCTCCGATGCTTACCCATAAGGTGAAGATCGATCTTCCGCAGCCGAACCCGAATGTGGTTCAGCCGGAAAATCCGCCGGATCCGATCCGTTTGAAGATCGACCAGTCGGGTGCGTTGTACTGGAACGATACGCCGGTCGACGAACTGGGCCTCAAGGCGCAGATCGCGGTGATCGCTTCGCAGAGCAACCAGCCTGAGCTGCAGATCAATGCGGACGATGGTGTGGCTTACGAACATGTGGCCCGCGTGTTGGCCGATGCGAAGAGCTACGGTCTGACCAAGATTGGTTTTACCGAAGGTCAGTGA
- a CDS encoding ExbD/TolR family protein, producing MAMSTGGNAGGPMSEINVTPLVDVMLVLLIIFMITAPLMSHRITVALPTANPKVADSEPVEPMDLAVKADGTMYLSDVEVTEAELKAQFAVAAAKAPQPELQIRADKTTEYKIVKKVLGDAKDQGMVHVGFITTGKE from the coding sequence ATGGCAATGAGCACCGGAGGCAATGCCGGCGGTCCGATGTCGGAGATCAACGTCACGCCACTCGTTGACGTGATGCTGGTGCTGCTGATCATCTTCATGATCACGGCTCCGCTGATGTCCCATCGAATCACGGTCGCACTGCCGACTGCCAATCCGAAAGTCGCGGATTCGGAGCCGGTGGAGCCCATGGATCTGGCCGTGAAGGCGGATGGCACGATGTACCTCAGTGACGTCGAAGTCACCGAGGCTGAACTGAAGGCCCAGTTTGCGGTTGCGGCGGCGAAAGCCCCGCAGCCGGAACTCCAGATTCGCGCGGACAAGACCACGGAATACAAGATCGTGAAGAAGGTCCTCGGCGACGCCAAGGATCAAGGCATGGTCCATGTCGGTTTCATCACGACCGGCAAGGAGTAA